The following are encoded in a window of Cataglyphis hispanica isolate Lineage 1 chromosome 21, ULB_Chis1_1.0, whole genome shotgun sequence genomic DNA:
- the LOC126857224 gene encoding enhancer of split mgamma protein-like, whose protein sequence is MMSYDYPHPVSRTYQYKKITKPLLERKRRARINRCLDELKDLMVDALQTEGENISKLEKADILELTVRHLQKLQASRNAGSSTTITSDEDISAESRWQSGFGHCAAEACRFLSSLPGEAAERLARHLAAGLQSRQTNSSPKANLLSPTLVNLDRVANVVAPCGPVATSGEIDSARPSASVSPEIKSMVRADKTVDEIDDAGASTTTVSFTPRCRATMSLVEADEKLTVNCSGKPKSLRDRRSTTTTTTTMRNKTNDPQDINADDDEEIDVERVDERDPMWRPW, encoded by the exons ATGATGTCGTACGATTATCCTCATCCAGTCTCGAGAACATATCAATACAAAAAG ATAACGAAGCCACTTTTGGAAAGGAAGAGGCGAGCGCGTATAAATCGTTGCCTCGACGAACTTAAGGATCTCATGGTGGACGCTTTACAG ACCGAGGGCGAGAACATCAGCAAGCTGGAGAAGGCTGACATCCTCGAGTTGACGGTGCGTCATCTGCAGAAGCTGCAGGCCTCGCGAAACGCCGGATCGTCGACGACGATTACGAGCGACGAGGATATTTCCGCGGAGAGCCGCTGGCAGTCCGGCTTTGGGCATTGCGCGGCGGAAGCCTGCAGATTTCTCTCGTCGCTTCCAGGTGAAGCCGCGGAAAGGCTGGCGAGACACCTCGCAGCTGGCCTTCAAAGTCGGCAAACAAATTCATCG CCGAAAGCCAATCTGTTATCGCCTACCCTGGTCAATCTGGATCGCGTCGCCAACGTCGTGGCACCTTGTGGTCCCGTCGCCACCTCCGGTGAAATTGACTCGGCGAGACCTTCCGCAAGCGTGTCGCCAGAGATCAAATCCATGGTCCGCGCTGATAAGACTGTCGACGAGATCGATGACGCGGGCGCGTCGACGACAACCGTTTCCTTCACGCCACGATGTCGGGCCACGATGTCGCTCGTTGAGGCCGATGAGAAATTAACAGTAAATTGCAGCGGCAAACCGAAGAGTCTGAGGGATCGGCGgtcaacgacgacgacgacgacgacgatgaggaACAAAACGAATGACCCGCAAGACATTAACGCCGATGACGATGAAGAAATCGACGTCGAACGCGTGGACGAGCGCGACCCGATGTGGCGACCGTGGTAG